The Desulfuromonas sp. TF DNA segment CGGTGTTGAATACCCCTCGGGCGGTGGAGGTCAGTGTCTATGTGGTACGAGCCTTCGTCAAACTGCGGGAGATGATCACCTCCAACACTGAAATTGCCCGGAGGCTGGATGAGCTGGAGCAGAAGTACGATGCGCAATTCCGGGTAGTCTTCGACGCCATCCGGCAGATGATGATGCCGGAGGGGAAGGGGCGGAAGGAGATCGGTTTCAGGGTGGAGGAGGAAGGCGCGGCGTATCTGTGACTCTTCTTCGCTGATTTTGGGGGCAAAATGGGGGTTTTAAGCGCTGTGGAGTGATAAGAAGCCGCTCTTTGTTGTTTGAAAACGGATACTTGGTTTGGGCCGACCCCGATAACCCCATGGTGAAGTGTCCGAGGTGTCGGGAGGCTGTGGAGGGTCGTGCTAAGTGATTGATGTTGCCTGTGCGATTATCGAAATGGATGGATTGGTTTTAGCGGCTCAGCGCAGTGAAAATATGAGCCTACCGCTGAAGTGGGAATTCCCAGGAGGCAAGATTGATCCAGGGGAGTCTGCCGAGGAATGTCTGCGCCGTGAATTGGTTGAAGAGATGGGGATTCACGTGTCCGTGGGGAAAAGCCTGCCGGCCACCACACACCAATATCCCAAGTTTGCGGTCACGCTTTATCCGTTTGTCTGTTCCATCGCGTCCGGTGAAATAGTCCTCCACGAACACGCTGCCATCGATTGGCTGCCGCCTGAGGAACTTCCCACACTGGACTGGGCCGAAGCAGATGTGCCGGTGATCGAGTCGTATCTTGCAGGCTGTGAGTTTTGCACCCCATGAACCCTGTTGCCCCCGGCATATACGAAGCGCTCATTGATGAGTGCCTTCGCGATACGCTGGATCGGCATCCGGAGCTGCGAACCGTCTTCGGCAAAATCGACCCGGAAGAGCAGCCCGCCCGTTACGCGGCGTTCGTGGCCAAGGTGCTCGAACAGGCTCTGCGCGAAGAATCCGATCCGGAGAAAAGATTGGCCCTCTGCAACCAGCTCCTTGGACAAGTGGCTCAGGAGCCGGGCAGAAGTCATTTGGAAAAGCATCGACTCGTTCAGGAACAAAAACCGGTCCTTCTTGAAATCACGCCGCCGCATTACGGCAAATCAGGCATTCCCCGTCCCCACACTCCCCTCGCCGAAAGCTCTCTCTTCACCGGATCTCCGCAGGAACCACAGCTTGGCCATGAACTGCTGGAAGAGATGCGGTCCGCCGATGGGGTGGATATCCTCGTTTCGTTCATCAAGTGGTCGGGGCTGCGTCTGCTGCTGCCGGCCTTCGAGGATCTGCGCGACCGGCAGGTGCCGGTCCGGCTGATCACCACCTCCTACATGGGCGCCTCCGATGCCCCGGCGGTGGAGTGGCTGGCGCGGCTGCCGAATGTCAAGGTGCGCGTCTCTTACGATACCGAGCGTACCCGGCTCCACGCCAAGGCGTATCACTTCAAACGCAACAGCGGTTTCTCTACAGCCTACATCGGTTCGGCGAACATGTCCCAGGCGGCCATCACCAGCGGCCTGGAGTGGAACCTCAAGGTCACGGCGCAGGACATGGCGCATATCCTGGAGAAGTTTTCCGTCGAGTTCGAGACCTATTGGAACAGCCGCGAGTTCGTCTCCTTCGATCCAGAGAGGCCGGAGCTATTTCGTGCGGCCATTGCTCGCGGCAAGAATGGAAACACCAATATCCCGGCAGTCTTCTTCGATCTGCGCCCCCACCCATTTCAGGAGCGCATCCTGGAGGCGCTGGAGCGGGAGCGCACCGCCCATGATCGTTGGCGCAACCTGGTTATCGCCGCCACCGGCACGGGCAAGACGGTGGTCGCCGCCTTCGACTTCAAGCGTTTCTTCGAACAGAGGCAGAATCAGGCCAGGCTGCTCTTCGTGGCCCATCGTCAGGAGATCCTCCAGCAAGCCCAGGCCACCTTTGCCAATGTCCTGCGCGACCAGAATTTCGGAGAACTGCAGGTCGGTCAGTTTCAGGCCACTCGCCTGGAGCATCTCTTCTGCTCTGTTGGCATGCTCACCAGTCGCCGCCTCTGGGAGCAAGTGGGGAGCGGGTACTACGACTACATCGTGGTCGACGAGGCCCACCACGGCACCGCCAGCAGTTACCGGCCGCTCTTCGACCACTTTGCCCCGCAGATTCTCCTGGGACTGACCGCCACCCCGGAGCGGATGGACGGTGACAACGTGGCCGCCGATTTCGGCAATCGTTTCGCCGCCGAGATTCGTCTCCCGGAAGCTCTGGAGGAAAAACTCCTCTGTCCCTTCCACTACTTCGGCGTTGCCGACCCGATCGCCATCAACGGTGAGCAGTTCTGGCGCAACGGCAGGTACGATGCTTCGGCACTGGAAAACGTCTATGTGCTGGATAACGTCCGCGCCAAACAGCGCGTCGATGCCATCATTGCGGCGCTCCACCGCTACGAGCCCGACCTTGCCGCCCTCAAGGGAATCGGTTTCTGCGTCACCATCAAGCATGCCGAGTTCATGGCAGAGACCTTCACCAATATGGGAATCCCTTCCGCTGCCTTTGTTTCCGGGGTAGACGATGGCCGTTGCCGGGAACTGCTGGCTGATCTGAAAAGCGGCCGGCTCACCTTCCTCTTTACCGTGGACAAGCTGAGTGAAGGGGTGGACGTGCCGGAAGTCAACACGGTGCTTTTCCTCCGCCCCACGGAGAGCCTGACCGTCTTCCTCCAGCAGCTCGGGCGCGGCCTGCGCCATGCGCCGGGCAAGGACTGCCTCACCGTTCTCGACTTGGTCGGTCAGGCCCACCGCCGCTACCGGGTCGATACCAAACTGAAAGCGCTCCTCCCCCGTCACCGCTTTTCCATCGACAAGGAAGTAGAGCAGGATTTCCCCCACCTCCCGGCCGGCTGCTCGATTCAGCTCGACCGCCTCTCCCGGCAGTACGTGCTGGAGAACATCAAGGAGAACTTGGGCCGCCTGGCGGTGCAGGTTCCTGACCGGCTGCAGACTTTCACCAACGAAAGCGGCAAGGAACTGACCTTCGGCAACTTCATCCGCTACCACGATTACGAGCCGGAAGTGCTGCTGGCGAAGGAGTCCTGGTCGGGGTGGAAGGCCAAGGCACAGCTGGCGGCGATCCCCATGGACCCGGATCTGGCGCGGCTGAAAAAGACCCTGCTGCGCGCCGCATTTATCAACGGTCCGCGGGAGCTTGCCCGGTTGCGGCAGGTGCTTGCCAAGGTGGCAGAGGGTGCCATTGATGAGGCGTTGGCCCTGGCCGGGGATGCGGCCATGCCGGTGTACTATCGGTTCTGGGGAGACAAGGGGAGCAATCTCGGCATCACCTCTCTGGATGATGCCTTCCGCCGCTTGGCCCGCAATCCGTCGATCCTTGCCGATCTGGACGAAATCCTCGCCTGGTCGCAGGACACCACCGAGGTCAGCGGTCAGATTCCGCAGCTCCCCTTCGCCTGCCCCCTGGAACTGCACGCCCATTACGGCGGCAAGGAGATTCAGGCGGTCTTTGGCCGGGCAAATCTGGAGACAGCCGGGCAGACCGGCGTGGGCTCGTTCCACTTCGCTGACGTAAAGACCTATGTGCTGCTGGTTACCTTTCAGAAGACCGAGAAGGAGTTCTCGCCGAGCACCATGTATGCCGATTACCCGATCAGCAGGGAGCTCATGCACTGGGAGTCGCAGGCGAATACCGCGCAGCATCACATTGACGGGCAGAACCTGATTCACCATCGGGAGCGGGGTTACACGATCTTGCTCTTTGCCCGTGACCAGAAGAGACGGAACAATGCCACGGTGCCGTTCACCTATCTGGGGCCGGTGGATATGGTGAGTTTCGAGAGCGACCGGCCGATCAAGATGGTGTGGCGGTTGCGGCATCCGATGCCGGTGGAGATGTTTGAGGATAATCGGCGGGGTGGGTAAATGCCTCTATCTGCTTCTATCAAGGGACAATTATGAAAGTTGATTCAAGTCTCAAGCCTAAGCGAGGCAGTTCACGTCGTAAAGGTGATGAGTTTCAAGATCTAACCGCCCTAAAATCAATCTTGAATTATTATATCGAAGGTAAAGATTTCAAAGCGTTTCTCGAATACGAGAAGACGGACGCTATAGATGACATTGTAATTTTTTCCGGAAACAAAATTCGTGCAATTCAAGCAAAATACGCAGTAGACCCTTTGGCCGTTTATATTCAAAATGATTTTACGGAAAAGGACAGCCGTACATATTTTGGGCGCTATGCTGCTGGATGGCGTAAGGCACGTCAGATTCATCCTGGGATGGACATAGATATCGAACTGGTCTCAAATCGTGGCCGTGACTCGTCGCTCAAAGGGATAATCGGAGCAGTGGGGGTGTTTCTCCCCGAATTCGTTGAAGGAAGGAAACGCAAAGAAGCCAAAAAATTTCGCGACGATCTTCAGAAAGCATGTGCATTTACAGGGACTGATGCATCAACACAATTTCAAGAGTTCTTACGGTCGTTTCAATTTCAACTCAGTCAGAGGTCACTTAAAGAATTACGCGAACATATCGAAGGTGAACTGCTTGATCACCAACTAGGAATAACCGATAGAGCGGTTTATCATAAGCTAAAAGATCTTGTCGAACGACATGCCATAGAGATTCATGATCCAATAACACCATCAATCCTTGATGAGATATTTCGCCAGGCACAAAGTAGATTTCTCCTGCCGCAGCAATTCCAAGTCGATCAACAACGATTTGTTCAATTGGAGTCGTTTGAAGTAGCACTATCGCGTCTGATTAAAGAAACGGAATCTGGGTACATTGTAATAACAGGTCTACCCGGCAGCGGAAAATCCACCTCCCTTAGTCAATTCTTCAATACGCTAGAAAAAGGCCAGCAGTACGCAATTTGTCGCTACTTCTGTTTCGTTAGTCCAAATGATGACAACGCTCGTTTACGCCTCGAAGCCGAGTCTCTTCGGATTAATTTGCTTTCAGAGTTTCATAATCAATTTGGTCATTTACTTCCTCGCCGACACGATTACAGTGAGCGCCGCTTTACTGAAGTCCTCGCTGAACTTGGTCAAATCCTGTCGGGAGACAACTCAAAGCTGGTAGTGCTGCTGGATGGTCTTGATCACGCAGAACGTGACCCGCACGTTAAGGACAGTGTGTTACGTGCGTTGCCGACGAGCTTACCGCCGGGAGTAATAGTTGTAATTGGCACTCAAGAGCTGAAAAGCTGGGAGCCTTTGGCCTTAAGCGAAGGGCGTAAGCAACGTCACATCCCAATTCCTCTCTTTTCTTTGCCCCAGACGAAGTCCTATCTCCTTGAGAAGCACGGCTTGGTACTGCAAGACGAAGCAGTCAGAAAAATCTTTAATAAAAGTGATGGTCTACCTCTCTATCTTCGTTATGTAACTATCTGGCTTTCTGCGCATAACGGAGATGTCGAGAGTCTTGATCATATGCCAGAAGCTGTAAATGGCGACATACGAGATTATTACGAACGGTTATGGGCGAATCTTGAGCGCGATGGGATGGCTCTCGCTCGATATCTTTCCGGTGTGCTGGCTGTTCTGCGCTTTCCAGTCGGCGAGGCGGAATTATTTGAGTTCCAAGACGAAGTTCGTTTGTTGGATCTTCCGGCTACGATGAAAGCCGTTTCCCACCTTCTGCGCCATCAGGCGGGACAGGTTTCCATTTTTCACGACAGTTTTCGTGTTTTTGTCCTTGCAAAAATCGACGCGGTAACCCGTCGCCGCATAACTCGAACTATCTCAGAGAAATTGAAAACCGAGCGAGGCAGTGCGCGTTGGTTTGGGTTTGCTTTCAGTTATGCACTTGATGCTGGCGATGAACAATACGTTCTGTCTGAGGTTAATCGCCAGTTCGTTGACTTTGCGCTTCAACATTGCAGACCTGCTGATGATATTTTTTCAGCTATTGACACTGCCGTAAAGGCGGCAGTCCGCCAGAAGGCTCTAATTGAACTGTCTAGGTTGGGTTCTTTGCACTATCGGACGCATGAACGGCTCGAACATCAATTTGACCATAGTATGCTGGCAAAAGTCCTGCTCAAACTTGGTCGTGTGGAAGATGTTCTAGGCTATTGTTGTCACTGGCATGAAAGACATTGGCTGGTGGATACAGATGTAGCCATGCAAGTTATGGTTTGGTGTGCGGCAACAAGCCGACTTGAACTCGGGGAAAAGTTATTTGACATATTCTGTGAAACCCATGCACATCATGAATGGGAGCAGCGTTCTGATTTTGTAAAACTTGCTCGTGTAGTGGCCATTTATTCAAAGAGACCTCACAAATTCCTGCAGTGGATATCAGGATTGAAGTTCACTCCTGATCTTATTGAGAGGAAAGATTATTTTGCCCCTGGATATGCACCGCATCTCGCTGCATTTCTTGAATCATATTTTCTTTACCGGCCAAACAGCGATTGGCCGCGCCTTAAGAAGATAAGTCGGATCTTTCCCAATCACCTTGTCAGGCATTATATCCTGCGTTTGGTCGCACGCCATTGTTCCCAAGAAATTCTTCGGACAGAGCTTGAAGAATATCTTACAAATACTCCGGTCGGTGAAAATCTTGAGATTGCAGGTTACGCTGTAATGGCAGGTTTGCCCGGCGAACAAGTCCGGAAATTGGCAGGACCAGTGAAGTTACCCCCAAATAAGATAATCGGTGATACTCGCCGTGAATCCCAAGAAGCTGACGTAGATGCGTTTTGGTGGTCCGCGTTAGTGCTTGGCTATGAGGATGACCAAAAGACTATCAACCAAGTAAAACATCACATTGGCAATGATGGGACAATGTGGTCTGGATTTCTCAGCTTTATGCTACAAGCTGGGCTTTGTCTTGGCCGAGTAGCAGCAGGGAAACCTGATGACCTTTACATAAGAGCTGTTTCGGCACTAGACGAGCTCGCTTTGGCTGGTACAGAAGATCAGCCCCAAGAAATGGACACCTTGAGGGCTTGCAGACCGATGTTGCCAGAGTTGCTCTCTCGCCTTACGGGTTGTATCGCTGTCGTAAGCCCGCGTGATCTTGAAGATTGGTTCGATAAGCTTCTGAGGTTACGTCAGAGCGAAATATGGACGTCCCATTGGGGTATTGGCGAATCTTACGTCGACTACTCGTTTGAGCTAGCAATTTGGGAGAGGCTGACTGATATTCCCGGTGCAAGTGTGAAGCTCCTTCCCATTCTTCGCGATTGCGCATCTACCTATACCGATACAAGATCTCTTAAAGCCGGCTCCAGATCAGATCACTTCCTGTGGCTGTCATACATTGCCGCAAAATCCGGGTGGAGAGCAGATGCAGAAAAATGGCGTGAGAAAGCAATCGCATGCTCCCTCACATATGGATATCGTAAGGACGCTACTCTCGATTGCCTGATAGATGTACTTGATCTTCTCAATGAATTTGAACCTGCCCTGACGCTTCCCCGCGCTGCCGCCATTCTTGAAATGGTGAAGTGGATGAACGCTGCAACTGACGGTAGAGGAACGAAGCACTTCGAGCAATCCGCATTCAATGTAGTCTTGAAAAGAAGCCGTGAAGCGGCGTTCAGCCTTATTCGATATTTCAGAGAGCATGCTGGTCGTTGGAAGATGCTCGATTGCCTGGAAAAATTCATCCTTAGTGTTGAAACGGGTGATCCTGAGCTGCTATGGGTTCTCAAGGATGTTTTTTCACCCCATTTTGTTGAACGTGGTCGCCATCCGAAGCAACTTGAGCGCGCTGCTCGCCACCTTAAGGATTTAGGAGCACGCTTAGAGCCTGAACAATCTGAGATATGGCGTGTGCGTTTCGAGGCGTTCATTCGCACGCATATCGATCCAGGCTGGTGGCCGGATGACATATGGGCAGTTGTTCAGAAAGATGAAAAAAGGGCCGCATACCACGCTCGTGAACCATATGGTGATGACTCTGCAATACCAAAAGAACTAATTTTAAATGGCCAGCCGATTCAGAAAGAAGAGCTCGAGCAGAAGCTGTCGAGGTCGGTTGAGTCATATTGCCGTACAATGGAGCTACTGCGAGCTGAAAATGGGCATTTCTATGAACCTAAGCTTGTAAATTCTGCTTTTGAGTATCATGCATCGCGATCAAGTTCAATCTCTGAAGCACATCGTCTAAGGACAATCGCAGAAGCGGATGATTCCGTGAAATCTGAAGCCCTTCTCATTCTCGCACATCGCCTATTCGATTATGGAGAATACGATTCAGGCTATGAAACTTTACTTCTCGCTTATCAACGAGATACGAAGTATTACCCGGGTGAAGAAGATGCTGCTCCGATTCTAAAAGAACTGTGCGACCGCGATCAAGGAAGAATAGCAGATTTCATAGTACAACGATGCGATGAACATTTAATGAAAAGTTATGGTGGATTTGATATACCGCGGTTTATCGCTCGTTATTTCTCTGCTTGCGGTGATGTGGCATCACTTCGGAAAGTTTTCGAGGATTACCTGCGGCATTGCCAAGAATTATTTGAGCACTTGCCTCAACAGGAATTGTACGGATGGCTCCGCGATTATGTTGAAGGGAAAACGATCGAAGATGAGGAAATTGTAAATTTCCTCATTGATTTGCTTGGTGAGCCTGAGATCGACCAAGCAAAGCGTCTTCTTCGTGTGCTTACGGCACTTTCAAAGTCGCTGCCCGAAATTGTTTGCCGAATCTGCTGCCACCGGCTTAAAGATGCTGAACCACTTTTGCGAGAGCGTCTTGAAATACTGCTAGATGCCGTTTCTTGCTTGGCCCCCGACGTTATCGCGCCGCATTTGGGGTTGCTTGTCCCATTACTTCAGAAGCCGAATTTTCGATTCCGGATGACGATTATCGACGTCGTTAAACGGGTTTCGAAATCACTATCGCTGCCAGAATCGGTAGTTGAGGCTGTCAACGAAGCTGAACGCACTTACTCTCCGTTGATCAAATATCCCTATCGTCGTTTTCTTCTAACTCCACCGTCATCTGGTTTTATTGCATTCCTTAAGAGAGGGGCGCTGTTTAGCCTGCTAAAGGAGATTCAAGGTGTTAGCGACCTTCTGCAGGTGAAATTGAATATAGTGATTGCATACATTGAGCAAGGTCTTATGAAACAAGGTTGGAAACTTGCTGATGAACAAGATCGACTTAAAGATGAATGGGAAGGAAAGGCACATGGTGGTCATGTGATTTGGTTCATTCCATCTTTTCATACACTGGTTTCTGAACTTCTCCAGAGCTTCATCCATGAGGCTTTAGAAAATGGAAGCTACGGAAATGATGTACTAAATGCCATATTTAACGTTGTGAGAAGTGGCGACCCATCCTTTGTTGCAGAGTTGTCACGACAAAAGCCTTTAAATATCCAAGCCTTGAATGTGAAAAATTCATCAGAGTGGATAAAGGAAATTGAACGGCAATCGCCGAAGCAGGTTGATGTTTTACCTCCAGATGAATGGACGACTGTTTATGAGGAAAGATTTTTGACACAGACAAGCGATTCGAGTTCTAAGCTCTGTTCCGAATTAAAGGTCCGCACCCTCCTTGTCTCGCCTGAATATAGCTCTGATGAAGATTTATGGCCTGATCCCTCAGATTGGTCTGATGTTATTCCTTGTGTACATCCGGAAGAAAGGCTTACGATCGATGCTGCTGCTAATATTATTTCGAAAGGAGCAATTTTTGTAGAATCAGATCAGAATTATCCAATGTATCCATTTGTAGCTCTCCATGTGAATAACCAGGGTTTTGTGGGTTATAGACACATGCCATATATTCATCCGATGTGGGTCGGTAGATACAGCCTTGAAGTCGAGGGGTGTCAAATTAAACACGATGAACAAATTATTGCTTATTTTGAGGAATGGCAGGAGGGCTATGAAGATGAAGCGTACAGCCGCGACCTTCTATCTGCCGGCATCCGTTTAATCGTAAAAACGGACTGGATACGTAGGATGCTCAAAGCCGCTAGTTATTCAATGGCGATGTGGACTTCAGAAAAGCGTATGAAAAGAGATGCTTGGACAAGAAAGGCTCCTTCAGAGATTTCGGAGCATGAACGGTATTCAGTTTATATTCCCTATGGGCCAGCTAAATAACCTTGGTGGGAATCGCCCGGGGTCAGGTCATAGGAACGAGTGCCAAACCTTTCTGGTACAGGTCCGGTTTCCCTTATTGTCAGATACTTAGGGATATACTTTTAATCGAATGTTTTGAAGACTCGCGCTGGGGATCGAATGACCTCTCCTGAGACCTATATAAATAACTTCACCCACCTAAACCGCGCCCCCGGCCCCGTGTGGGGCGAAGCCACCAGAAAACGCGCCCCGCACAAACCGATCCTGCTGCTTGCAGTGCTGGATCTGGTGCATCGCGGCGCCATCACCTCGCCATTCATCGACGTCACCGGCGATCTGGTGGAGCTAAACGAGCTGTTCAACCTCTATTGGCGGCGGATCATCCCCCTGGGGCAGACCAGCAGCATCGCCTTTCCCTTCTCCCGTCTCGACAGGGAACCATTCTGGGAACTGGTGCAGCAACCGGACTGAATTCCGGGGACAGTATATTTAACTTTACCGGCTTTCACAGGGATAGTGGGGGTCGGACCAAAATAACTACCTTAAATTATTAAGCAATATATGAAATTCAATGGCCAAAACGGGCTTACAGGCCGATTTTCAGGGGCAAAATAGCCGGCTTAACGACCTCCCGCTGGAAACGGCGGGGCTGGTGCTGTTAACTTACCCCCTCACCCGCTTGCCCGCCACCCTGTACACCGTCAGATTCTCCCGCTTCCTCTCCGCCACGACGATGACCACCACCCGGCTGTCATCCACCTGGTAGACCAGCCGGTAGCCGGCATTTTTCAGCTTGATCTTGTAGCAGTCGGGCATTCCCTTGAGCCGGGCCGCTTCGATGCACGGCCGGACCAGGCGCTCGGCAAGCTTCTTCTTGAACTGTTCACGGATAGCCCTATCGAGCTTCTTCCACTCCGGGAGCCTCTCGGAATCGGGGGATCGTCACGAGAAGATGGGAAATCGAGGACAGATTTTCGTAAATTTGAGAGCGAATAGTGAATCTATTTGTCGAAAATTTGCGGAGATCTGGCCCGATTTACCTCTTTCGCAGTAGATTCATCCCTGAGTCGAGAGGCTCCTTGGGCCGATTCCTTGAACTCGAGACAGGAACGCTAGCGGGGTCGGACCAAACTAAATGCCTTAAATTTTAAGCAATGTATGAAATCTGACGGTCAAAAACGGGTTTAGAGGCCGATTTTCAGGGGCAAAATAGCCGGCTTAACGACCTCCCGCCAAACCCCAGCTCAAAACCAACCTAATCGAACCTCTCCAGCTCCCCCCGTCGATCCGCAAGGAAGAAACGAGAGACACCCTCCCGGCCCCAGCGTCCGGACCTGAAGCTCCCCCTGTTCCACATCCAATACCGGCCGATCTCCAGGATGGTTTTTGTTTTGCCGGTGCTTGGGCGCGTGCTATATATATGTAAAATCAACTTCTTGTGGAATGATTGTCGGAGTCGCCATGGACAGGCTCATCGAAGAACATCGTGAAGAAATCAAGCACCTTGCCGCCCTGCGAGGCGCCAGTCGGGTTCGGGTTTTCGGTTCCAGGGCGCGCGGAGAGGCCCGTCCGGACAGTGATGTGGATATCCTGGTGGACCTGGAGAAAGGGCGCTCCGCCCTGGCACTGGGGGGGCTGCTGATGGACCTGCAGGATCTTCTGGGCAAGAGGGTCGATGTGTTGACACCGGCGGCCCTGCACCCGAAAATCCGGGAAAACATTCTCAAGCAGGCTGTTGACCTGTGATGCTCAGCGAACGAGATCAAGTTTATGTCGAGCACATGCTCGAATGTATCGGCCGCATAGAACGATACGTCGACGATGATCGCGGCCGGTTCATGCAGTCTGAGATCGTTCAGGATGCCGTCGTGCGAAACCTGCAGACGTTGGCCGAGTCTAGCCAGCGCTTGTCCGATGTCGCAAAACGATCCCAGCCCGGAATCGACTGGCGCGCCATCGCCGGCTTTCGCAACGTCCTCGTGCATGACTACCTGGGCCTTGACCTCGACACGATCTGGCTGGTGATCGAACAGGACCTCCCGCAGCTCAAAAATGGTCTCGAAGCGATGATAGAAGGGGAATAGTCCTCGTCTCCCATCAACCCCAACTTCCTCCTCGTCCATCGGTCTCCATAAAAATCCCTGCCAAAAACAGTCCTGCTGAGCCTAATCGGGAAATCCACTTGATTTTTTCTTCCCGACTCTTTATTTTAGGATGAACGGTAAAGATAAAATAAAGGCGAATCTTATTTTAGGCTTGAGGCAGGCAGGATGAAGCGAGAGCTCCAGGGCAGATACGTGACCATATCGACGGTGGGTGAGAAGGCCCAGGCCTTCGTGCCCGCGCCGCTGCCGCCGCGTCCGCCCATCGACTGGACGCCGGAGCTGCGCAGCAAGTTCGACCAGGCGCTGCTGGCGCTCGGACGGCTGGACAGCGTCTCGACTCTGCTGCCGGACACCTCTCTGTTTCTCTACATGTACGTCCGCAAGGAAGCGGTGCTCTCCTCCATGATCGAGGGGACACAATCCTCGCTGTCGGACCTGCTGCTGTTCGAGCTGGATCAGGAGCCGGGTGTCCCGCTGGATGATGTGCGGGAGGTCAGCAACTATGTCGCGGCCCTCGATCACGGCCGGCGCCTGCTGGAAGAAGGGCTGCCGCTGTCGCTGCGGCTGTTCCGGGAGATCCACGGCGTGCTTCTGACCAAGGGCCGGGGCAGCAATCAGACCCCGGGCGAGTTCCGGCGCAGTCAGAACTGGATCGGCGGCACCCGGCCGGGTAACGCGGCCTTCGTTCCACCTCCGGCCGAAGAGGTGCTGGAGTGCATGAGCAAGCTGGAACTCTTCCTCCATGACCAGCCGGAGCCGACCCCGGTGCTGCTCAAGGCGGCGCTGGCCCATGTACAGTTTGAGACGATCCACCCGTTCTTGGACGGTAACGGCCGTCTGGGGCGTCTGCTGATCACGCTGCTGTTGTGCGAGCAGAAGGTGCTGCGAGAGCCGATGCTCTACCTCAGCCTCTACTTCAAGACGCACCGCCAGTATTACTACGAGCTGCTCAACAACGTGCGACTGACCGGCGACTGGGAAGCCTGGTTCGACTTCTTCGCCGAGGCGGTCATCTTCACCGCCACCCAGGCGGTGGAAACCGCCCAGCAGCTCCTCGACCTGTCCAACCAGGATCGAGACAAGATCAGCGGTCTGGGCCGGGCGGCGGCATCAACCCTGCAAGTTCACCGGGCTCTGATGGAGCATCCCCTCGCCACCTCGGGCTCGCTGGTTGAGAAGACCGGCATCACCTCGGCGACGGTCAACAAGGCGCTCGGCCACTTGGAGCAGCTCGGCATCGTGAAGGAG contains these protein-coding regions:
- a CDS encoding AAA family ATPase, producing the protein MKVDSSLKPKRGSSRRKGDEFQDLTALKSILNYYIEGKDFKAFLEYEKTDAIDDIVIFSGNKIRAIQAKYAVDPLAVYIQNDFTEKDSRTYFGRYAAGWRKARQIHPGMDIDIELVSNRGRDSSLKGIIGAVGVFLPEFVEGRKRKEAKKFRDDLQKACAFTGTDASTQFQEFLRSFQFQLSQRSLKELREHIEGELLDHQLGITDRAVYHKLKDLVERHAIEIHDPITPSILDEIFRQAQSRFLLPQQFQVDQQRFVQLESFEVALSRLIKETESGYIVITGLPGSGKSTSLSQFFNTLEKGQQYAICRYFCFVSPNDDNARLRLEAESLRINLLSEFHNQFGHLLPRRHDYSERRFTEVLAELGQILSGDNSKLVVLLDGLDHAERDPHVKDSVLRALPTSLPPGVIVVIGTQELKSWEPLALSEGRKQRHIPIPLFSLPQTKSYLLEKHGLVLQDEAVRKIFNKSDGLPLYLRYVTIWLSAHNGDVESLDHMPEAVNGDIRDYYERLWANLERDGMALARYLSGVLAVLRFPVGEAELFEFQDEVRLLDLPATMKAVSHLLRHQAGQVSIFHDSFRVFVLAKIDAVTRRRITRTISEKLKTERGSARWFGFAFSYALDAGDEQYVLSEVNRQFVDFALQHCRPADDIFSAIDTAVKAAVRQKALIELSRLGSLHYRTHERLEHQFDHSMLAKVLLKLGRVEDVLGYCCHWHERHWLVDTDVAMQVMVWCAATSRLELGEKLFDIFCETHAHHEWEQRSDFVKLARVVAIYSKRPHKFLQWISGLKFTPDLIERKDYFAPGYAPHLAAFLESYFLYRPNSDWPRLKKISRIFPNHLVRHYILRLVARHCSQEILRTELEEYLTNTPVGENLEIAGYAVMAGLPGEQVRKLAGPVKLPPNKIIGDTRRESQEADVDAFWWSALVLGYEDDQKTINQVKHHIGNDGTMWSGFLSFMLQAGLCLGRVAAGKPDDLYIRAVSALDELALAGTEDQPQEMDTLRACRPMLPELLSRLTGCIAVVSPRDLEDWFDKLLRLRQSEIWTSHWGIGESYVDYSFELAIWERLTDIPGASVKLLPILRDCASTYTDTRSLKAGSRSDHFLWLSYIAAKSGWRADAEKWREKAIACSLTYGYRKDATLDCLIDVLDLLNEFEPALTLPRAAAILEMVKWMNAATDGRGTKHFEQSAFNVVLKRSREAAFSLIRYFREHAGRWKMLDCLEKFILSVETGDPELLWVLKDVFSPHFVERGRHPKQLERAARHLKDLGARLEPEQSEIWRVRFEAFIRTHIDPGWWPDDIWAVVQKDEKRAAYHAREPYGDDSAIPKELILNGQPIQKEELEQKLSRSVESYCRTMELLRAENGHFYEPKLVNSAFEYHASRSSSISEAHRLRTIAEADDSVKSEALLILAHRLFDYGEYDSGYETLLLAYQRDTKYYPGEEDAAPILKELCDRDQGRIADFIVQRCDEHLMKSYGGFDIPRFIARYFSACGDVASLRKVFEDYLRHCQELFEHLPQQELYGWLRDYVEGKTIEDEEIVNFLIDLLGEPEIDQAKRLLRVLTALSKSLPEIVCRICCHRLKDAEPLLRERLEILLDAVSCLAPDVIAPHLGLLVPLLQKPNFRFRMTIIDVVKRVSKSLSLPESVVEAVNEAERTYSPLIKYPYRRFLLTPPSSGFIAFLKRGALFSLLKEIQGVSDLLQVKLNIVIAYIEQGLMKQGWKLADEQDRLKDEWEGKAHGGHVIWFIPSFHTLVSELLQSFIHEALENGSYGNDVLNAIFNVVRSGDPSFVAELSRQKPLNIQALNVKNSSEWIKEIERQSPKQVDVLPPDEWTTVYEERFLTQTSDSSSKLCSELKVRTLLVSPEYSSDEDLWPDPSDWSDVIPCVHPEERLTIDAAANIISKGAIFVESDQNYPMYPFVALHVNNQGFVGYRHMPYIHPMWVGRYSLEVEGCQIKHDEQIIAYFEEWQEGYEDEAYSRDLLSAGIRLIVKTDWIRRMLKAASYSMAMWTSEKRMKRDAWTRKAPSEISEHERYSVYIPYGPAK
- a CDS encoding nucleotidyltransferase family protein, with the protein product MDRLIEEHREEIKHLAALRGASRVRVFGSRARGEARPDSDVDILVDLEKGRSALALGGLLMDLQDLLGKRVDVLTPAALHPKIRENILKQAVDL
- a CDS encoding DUF86 domain-containing protein, with the protein product MLECIGRIERYVDDDRGRFMQSEIVQDAVVRNLQTLAESSQRLSDVAKRSQPGIDWRAIAGFRNVLVHDYLGLDLDTIWLVIEQDLPQLKNGLEAMIEGE